Proteins from a genomic interval of Methanoplanus endosymbiosus:
- a CDS encoding MIP/aquaporin family protein: MVSLVKRSVAELIGTALLVYFGAGSAVIALLLTQGSVHASEYSIGIGDAGGLSTWLAIGLAFGIVIAAVIYAFGRVSGAHINPAVTIALWAKGKFPAGDTGAYIVAQLIGAVFGSLLFAFSVGDQAVLIGGLGATAPFPGISMGEAILAEFIGTFVLMSVIMGVAVDEKAPSGFAGLIIGLTVAGIITTIGNISGASLNPARSFGPMVGDLLLGGPNVTGSFIIYLIGPILGAVVAVFLYEWINKED, from the coding sequence ATGGTTTCCCTTGTTAAAAGATCAGTTGCAGAACTGATTGGAACTGCACTTCTTGTCTATTTCGGTGCCGGTTCTGCTGTTATTGCACTGTTGCTCACGCAGGGCAGTGTACATGCTTCTGAATATTCCATAGGTATTGGTGATGCCGGTGGCCTTTCGACATGGCTTGCTATAGGACTTGCATTTGGTATTGTGATTGCTGCGGTGATCTACGCATTCGGAAGAGTGTCCGGAGCACACATAAATCCGGCTGTGACCATTGCACTGTGGGCGAAAGGAAAGTTTCCTGCCGGTGATACCGGTGCATATATAGTTGCGCAGCTGATTGGTGCAGTTTTTGGAAGTCTGCTCTTTGCATTCTCTGTCGGAGATCAGGCTGTACTTATTGGTGGTCTCGGAGCAACTGCACCTTTCCCAGGTATATCAATGGGTGAGGCAATACTTGCGGAATTTATCGGAACTTTTGTCCTGATGTCGGTGATTATGGGCGTGGCTGTTGATGAGAAAGCACCCAGCGGCTTTGCAGGTCTTATTATCGGTCTTACTGTTGCCGGAATAATCACAACAATTGGGAATATATCCGGAGCTTCACTCAATCCGGCACGTTCTTTCGGCCCGATGGTGGGCGATCTACTGCTTGGCGGACCGAATGTTACGGGGAGTTTTATTATATATCTGATTGGGCCGATCTTAGGGGCGGTTGTCGCTGTATTCCTCTATGAGTGGATTAATAAGGAGGATTGA
- a CDS encoding DUF2180 family protein yields MKCYICAKEGVDSDAVAVCIVCGMGLCMEHAIREDNDVWEGGYPFPASRISKSLPRILCPDCYNALKKG; encoded by the coding sequence ATGAAATGCTACATATGCGCTAAAGAGGGTGTTGACTCTGACGCTGTAGCGGTCTGCATAGTCTGTGGAATGGGTCTTTGCATGGAGCATGCAATACGTGAGGATAATGATGTGTGGGAGGGAGGTTATCCCTTCCCTGCATCCCGTATTTCAAAGTCCCTGCCCAGAATATTGTGTCCTGACTGCTACAATGCACTGAAGAAGGGCTGA
- a CDS encoding DUF2193 domain-containing protein, whose translation MTIYEKMINEAMGAQYADVSILREKRGKEFKVADGKPYVDAVNKMTVAEGQSEAVFGLHKISVNAHFDNLKALTDYVRPEDDPFVEHYQTPAVLELLYAEDDAFKKSVDKFIEQIGKEEAIVGLESARRYAGFYGPTCVVDFAMIPGSTSNIVNQILRKTDIPGDHKKAILAAKSWGMNTSYGAGDVFAHEIEGGSTLASAVEKEIAELKYIYEQPVSAQADLMDSLGMNSFDPRKYMEGYKKDIKPAVMAALDDEVHYANIVTIPAYCVGDIAHHIAQSTYNMCKDDMVMGIIEAVTDVIDSSLRQNISKFKSPYQVLSVATGSSAAAAEYILELDGFNGLSVVELLTKRFHNFVQLYPTRGAAAELHNCDFMDMVYRGWGIMDRARKIKAGTPAGLKPNVSGLSIDLSPVEKHDVIQNPQRYVYPACAITVRFAAMMSLADYPCLLTSEPITATMMTNVIALDKGTAAAPVRACKNCASASCVDFRHQYCQYRDAV comes from the coding sequence ATGACCATATATGAAAAAATGATAAACGAGGCAATGGGGGCACAGTATGCTGATGTTTCCATCCTCAGGGAGAAGAGGGGGAAAGAATTCAAAGTTGCTGATGGTAAGCCATATGTTGATGCCGTCAATAAGATGACTGTTGCCGAAGGGCAGTCTGAGGCAGTTTTCGGACTGCATAAAATCTCAGTGAATGCTCATTTTGATAATTTAAAGGCGCTTACCGATTATGTCCGGCCTGAGGATGATCCTTTTGTTGAGCATTATCAGACTCCGGCAGTGCTTGAACTGCTGTACGCGGAAGATGATGCTTTTAAGAAGAGTGTGGACAAGTTCATTGAACAGATTGGTAAAGAGGAGGCCATTGTGGGTCTTGAATCTGCACGAAGATACGCCGGATTTTATGGGCCTACCTGTGTCGTTGACTTTGCCATGATTCCGGGCAGCACAAGCAATATTGTAAACCAGATCCTGAGAAAGACTGATATTCCGGGAGATCACAAAAAAGCTATCCTTGCCGCAAAGTCATGGGGTATGAATACATCCTATGGTGCAGGCGATGTATTTGCCCATGAAATAGAAGGAGGATCTACTCTTGCATCTGCGGTTGAGAAGGAGATTGCCGAGTTAAAATACATCTACGAACAGCCTGTAAGTGCACAGGCCGATCTTATGGACTCACTTGGAATGAATTCATTTGATCCCCGGAAGTACATGGAAGGATATAAAAAAGATATCAAACCTGCCGTTATGGCCGCACTTGATGACGAGGTTCATTATGCAAATATTGTCACTATTCCCGCATACTGTGTCGGTGACATTGCCCACCACATCGCCCAGTCCACATACAATATGTGTAAGGATGATATGGTGATGGGAATTATTGAAGCTGTAACAGATGTCATTGACAGCTCTCTCAGGCAGAATATCAGTAAGTTTAAAAGCCCGTATCAGGTGCTGAGTGTCGCAACCGGATCAAGTGCCGCTGCTGCTGAGTATATTCTTGAACTTGACGGGTTTAACGGCCTTTCCGTTGTTGAACTACTGACAAAGAGGTTCCACAACTTTGTTCAGCTATATCCGACAAGGGGCGCTGCTGCTGAGCTTCACAACTGTGACTTTATGGATATGGTGTACCGCGGATGGGGTATTATGGACAGGGCAAGGAAGATTAAGGCAGGAACTCCGGCAGGACTTAAACCCAATGTCAGTGGCCTGAGTATTGATCTATCTCCGGTTGAGAAGCATGATGTAATTCAGAATCCGCAGAGGTACGTCTATCCGGCATGTGCGATTACTGTCAGGTTTGCTGCCATGATGAGCCTTGCTGACTACCCGTGCCTGCTTACATCAGAGCCGATAACAGCAACTATGATGACCAATGTCATTGCTCTTGACAAGGGAACAGCAGCTGCGCCTGTTCGTGCATGTAAGAACTGTGCTTCTGCATCCTGTGTTGACTTCCGCCACCAGTACTGCCAGTACCGTGACGCAGTCTGA
- a CDS encoding DUF1848 domain-containing protein, translated as MNSGNDAVLSGSGSGESAEQKLTDSTPPIFPSEYSPFSPKIISVSRTTDIPAFYPEWFMNRLKAGYSVRINPYNRRARRIIYDDVRAIVFWSKNPRPLISYLPGIDRMGLCYYFQFTLNNYDREGFERNVPPLSERIETFKILSDICGPERVIWRFDPLILSDNIAVETLIGRIEDIGEEVHLYTEKLVFSFIDLYKTVERNLEKSGIKAAGSVREFTDDEVLEFSAEAGRICGRWGINAVTCGENYDLRKFGIEKNRCVDPELIARLCSGDPDMKRYLSRHAKKDKGQRPACGCIESADVGSYNTCPHLCAYCYANRFPEKVKMNYNACRRDPFSDSLWR; from the coding sequence TTGAATTCCGGTAATGATGCGGTTCTTTCCGGTTCAGGGTCGGGGGAGTCTGCTGAACAGAAGTTAACTGACAGTACTCCACCAATATTTCCGTCTGAATACTCCCCTTTTTCTCCGAAAATTATCTCTGTGAGCAGGACTACCGATATTCCTGCATTCTATCCGGAATGGTTTATGAACCGTCTGAAGGCCGGATATTCTGTCAGGATAAACCCTTACAACAGAAGGGCACGCAGGATAATCTACGATGATGTAAGGGCGATTGTATTCTGGTCAAAAAATCCCCGTCCTCTGATTTCATATCTGCCGGGGATTGACAGAATGGGCCTTTGCTATTACTTTCAGTTCACCTTAAATAACTATGACCGGGAGGGTTTTGAGAGAAATGTTCCGCCACTTTCTGAGAGAATTGAGACTTTTAAGATATTATCTGATATTTGCGGCCCGGAAAGAGTGATCTGGCGTTTTGATCCGCTTATTCTCTCCGATAACATCGCTGTTGAGACACTTATCGGGCGGATTGAAGATATCGGTGAGGAGGTACATCTCTATACCGAAAAGCTTGTATTCAGCTTCATCGATCTCTACAAAACAGTTGAGAGAAATCTGGAAAAGTCCGGAATAAAGGCGGCAGGCTCAGTCAGGGAATTTACAGATGATGAGGTTTTGGAATTCTCAGCGGAAGCGGGCAGGATTTGTGGGAGATGGGGTATAAATGCCGTTACATGCGGTGAGAATTATGACCTGAGAAAATTTGGTATAGAAAAGAATCGCTGTGTAGATCCTGAGTTGATTGCACGCCTCTGCTCCGGTGATCCTGATATGAAAAGATATCTTTCCCGTCACGCAAAAAAGGATAAAGGGCAGCGTCCTGCATGTGGCTGCATTGAAAGTGCCGATGTCGGTTCTTACAACACCTGTCCTCATCTCTGTGCATACTGCTATGCCAACCGTTTTCCTGAGAAGGTTAAGATGAATTATAATGCCTGCCGGAGAGATCCCTTTTCAGATTCCTTATGGCGGTAA
- the sepS gene encoding O-phosphoserine--tRNA ligase — protein sequence MRFDSEEFRALAKEDFDAAWHKGPEFIPKAPVSKSYPRGKFAGAKAHPVAETIQRLREVYLSMGFDEARVPLFIDEKDVFKQFGPEANAVLDRVFYLGGLPRPNVGIGRKQIERISELTGVTVNEETEEKLRKTLHAYKKSEIDGDDLTHEIAAVLGADDGVVAAMMDEVFPEFKDLSPESSRTTLRSHMTSGWFMSLGEMWDKSPLPVKQFSIDRCFRREQEEGPTRLMTYHSASCIIAGEDVTIEDGKAVTAGLLSAFGFTDFEFRPDEKRSKYYVPDTQTEVYAKHPVHGWVEVATFGMYSPYALSAYGIEVPVMNLGMGVERLAMIEYQSDDVRVLTYPQMYPREYSDFELAGAIGLREEPSTQEGIEIAYAIEKAAVSNGDAESPCEFLAYESDNFCGMRLKVFVEEREENSKLLGPAAGNEIFISGGKVLGVPDTKSFRKVRDKGVNSHISYISAISNLAAARIEESSLTGEPGDLQVKMAKLPSDLNIKIEPWAMRYITDRGLKLDLRGPVFTAVRWEFE from the coding sequence ATGAGATTTGATTCTGAAGAATTCAGGGCACTGGCAAAGGAGGATTTCGATGCCGCATGGCATAAGGGACCGGAGTTTATTCCAAAAGCTCCTGTATCAAAGAGCTATCCAAGGGGAAAGTTTGCAGGGGCAAAAGCACACCCCGTTGCAGAGACCATCCAGCGTTTAAGGGAGGTTTATCTCTCAATGGGCTTTGATGAGGCAAGAGTCCCGCTGTTTATAGATGAAAAGGATGTCTTTAAGCAGTTCGGCCCGGAGGCCAATGCTGTTTTAGACCGGGTTTTTTATCTCGGCGGTCTTCCCCGGCCCAATGTGGGAATCGGAAGAAAACAGATCGAACGGATTTCTGAGCTTACCGGAGTAACTGTAAACGAAGAGACTGAGGAGAAACTCAGAAAAACACTTCATGCCTACAAGAAGTCTGAGATTGACGGTGATGATCTGACACATGAGATTGCCGCTGTGCTTGGAGCTGATGACGGCGTTGTTGCAGCTATGATGGATGAGGTATTTCCGGAATTTAAGGATCTCTCTCCTGAATCGTCAAGGACAACACTCCGTTCACATATGACTTCCGGATGGTTTATGTCACTTGGGGAGATGTGGGATAAGTCTCCTCTTCCGGTAAAACAGTTCTCGATTGACAGGTGTTTCAGAAGAGAGCAGGAGGAAGGGCCGACAAGGCTTATGACATATCATTCTGCTTCATGTATTATTGCAGGTGAGGATGTTACCATTGAGGATGGCAAGGCTGTCACTGCCGGACTTTTATCTGCGTTTGGCTTTACTGACTTTGAGTTCAGGCCTGATGAGAAGAGATCAAAGTATTATGTGCCTGATACGCAGACTGAGGTCTATGCAAAGCATCCTGTTCACGGATGGGTTGAGGTTGCGACATTTGGTATGTACAGCCCATATGCCCTTTCAGCTTATGGGATTGAAGTTCCGGTTATGAATCTTGGAATGGGTGTTGAGCGCCTTGCTATGATCGAATATCAGTCTGATGATGTCAGGGTCTTAACCTATCCGCAGATGTATCCGCGTGAATATTCCGACTTTGAACTTGCAGGTGCAATCGGGCTTAGGGAAGAGCCGTCAACTCAGGAAGGTATTGAGATTGCATATGCTATTGAAAAGGCTGCTGTCTCAAATGGTGATGCAGAAAGCCCCTGTGAATTTTTAGCATACGAGTCTGATAATTTCTGCGGCATGAGACTGAAGGTCTTTGTTGAAGAGCGTGAGGAGAACTCAAAACTGCTTGGCCCTGCGGCAGGAAATGAGATCTTCATATCCGGTGGGAAGGTTCTCGGTGTTCCTGATACCAAGAGTTTCAGAAAGGTGAGGGACAAGGGTGTTAACTCGCATATATCATATATTTCTGCAATTTCAAACCTTGCAGCTGCAAGAATTGAGGAGTCCTCCCTCACCGGAGAGCCCGGTGATCTTCAGGTGAAGATGGCCAAACTCCCGTCAGATCTCAATATTAAAATAGAACCCTGGGCTATGAGATATATCACAGACAGGGGTCTGAAGTTGGATCTCAGAGGGCCTGTATTCACAGCCGTCAGATGGGAATTTGAGTAA